A window of Polyodon spathula isolate WHYD16114869_AA chromosome 22, ASM1765450v1, whole genome shotgun sequence contains these coding sequences:
- the ep400 gene encoding E1A-binding protein p400 isoform X17: MHHGSGSQNVQRQLQRSKSFTGTEAEEQQQQPTNLPQSPVTSFAPSASPSAPQSPNYQIIMSRSPVPGQNVNITLQNVGQMVGGNQQITLTPLPLQNPASPGFQHSAQQWRFEHSSPSYIQVTSPLPQQVQPQSPTQHSPVPVQALQGVQRAGAPATGLSMCGQSPTRGFVDASMLVRQISLSSPSSSSHFVYQDGSGLTQLASGSAGQVQLSSPGTTGSVRERRLSQPHSQTGGTIHHLGPQSPAASGASIQTLGSPGHITTSSLPPQISSIIQGQLIQQQQQQQVLHGQQLGRAMSFDRTAPGMLTGVGGSAAPFGMASPLPPSSPSRANAPQGLSNPPLTPTSTSASVKKQPKKLEIPPATQEIAQLRKQCVEQHRKATESLKDIFKEHLIELFFLQHLQGNMMDFLAFKKKPCGPLFMYLRQNDLDLEDDEEEEQSEVINDEVKMVTGKDGQAGTPVAIATQLPPNVSAAFSSQQQQFQQTHQGTPVAGTANSMEIEAFKRQQALAQAGGMPPTPQTIQMAGQKQSQQQYDPSKGPPVQNAASLHTPPPQLPSRLQPTSMPLNALPPGLQLAQQQLVEAQAQPQTPLQVQVKQQLGPASIANTPQTQLQAQLQQQMQPGLHTQMQTAQQLPQSQAQLQQVQATVALVRPGADSSLASQRLMINSIPTSSLSQSPLAGTVLPSTTYSTLTHRTSPGSSKPLSPISQSKLTVSSVPKMSSLVQGGAQDVSQDKQAEQAKLENQVHQRIAELRKEGLWSMSRLPKLQDAPRPKSHWDYLLEEMQWMAADFSQERRWKMAAAKKLVRTCARYHDEQRQIEEREKIEEEARLRRIACAIAKEVEYFWANIEQVVEVKLQIEVHEKRRKALSLHRAPKEGKNAKPIQETGVKSEKESISELSPAGRKRKASTSAVQEGVEDEESTLEEQEAIEGAADHKNELAELDKEAKMSLDTLVEQYAGAYTENFEWPHPSSHSEDEDRDEEMEESLLESHNEEILIDSLLSIEEHGGPESSKAPLTDGQKPRKDIAEVAAAAELILPKGSARTTAVFWNAAPFLLHGSLREYQQIGVDWLASLYKKHLNGILADETGLGKTVQTAAFLAHLACKEGNWGPHLVVVRTCKILSWEMEIKRWCPGLKILLYLGNKKERRLKRKMWSESNNFHVCLTSYKLLLKDHKDFVRKRWKYLVLDEIQLLRNMTEKHWEAIFTLKSQQRLLLINTPLQNTLKELWTMIHFLLPGITRQYLDFPVKAGTDENQEYCHKLVIRLHRMIQPFILRRSKRDVEKQLPKKYEHILKCRLSSRQKMLYEDVMTQTRAQEALKTGHFVSVLHVLMQLQRICNHPDLVHPRTTRSAYVSAALQYTTPSLVLGALQYGPWKNVDMSMFDLIGNENKLTRYEADEVLPKQKVTRKLIEEIYSAPDPPARPKQVKLKSSRLFEPVQYSQKPEGRTVAFPGSQPQRTPPTTTTTTTTTTTTAATVPQQGQVRGKSPVTTVPATQGGEVVKIAQLASVTGSQSRITQPETPVTLQFQGNKFTLSPSQLRQLTTGQPLQLQGNILQIVSAPGQQILRPQSSVVMQTVSQTQPVQNAVTALSQQAQTATAPTTTAVQGKAPAVVVRTAVPNTAGGDQTASVKAVAAAGTTTQEASEARNQLVKERLDRVFSANERRCSRSVFYGADLLEVCSVFNKDPAPKPATVSSNSWRWIGRANCLSLQQARSSVSHLQEALFTSEQREALQDMAERFVCVVPAAVAPAPQLYSANPPPQYSLALKMFRHSFHQEMAPHTKQLRNPTANHLVEFPALQLLQMDSGKLEALAVLLHKLKSEGRRVLIFTQMVTMLDILEKFLDYHQLTYVRINEKTQVEQRQEQMRNFNRNKQIFCTILSNRCGSVVGSVLDADTVVFYDTDLNPSMDTKTQEWCDRIGRSKDIHIYRLGSGNSIEEKLLKNGTKDLIREVAAQGTDYTLAFLTQRTIQDLFEVESGSGEKVEEFVVLHQDPSPAETISPRVARPYIQALNSIGEEGASGVPIKSEEDTAAEMSEDDVGVERDVNYEDEPSPLEELVAVVEQLTPIEKYALHYLEFVHISSTEEEERKAMEKMIAAKKGWEVEQLKKLKTEDDERMMLEEEEDLFTYTREDAYNMEYVYDGPDGQTEIMPLWTPPTPPQDDNDVYIDSVICLMYDSTPMPESKLPPVYVRKEHKRLKMDPSAAGRKKKQRHGETVIPPRSLFDKGSFLKPRREGKDQKKNFSLKQQAPFAKPLPSLVKPAVEAGQDNPEWLISEDWALLQAVKQLLELPLNLSIVSAAHTPNWDMVSDVVNSCSRVYRSPKQCRSRYENVIIPREEGKLVYEANPKKKTKSIYKSKNSRPLRTCQIYAQDDSATHIHLYNSRFELMKIIASKRSPPIKPLLGMNPFQKNPKHASVLAESGINYDKPLPPIQVASQRAERIAKEKKALAEQQRAQQLAQQQAGTQPPPPPTPQPQTQQPAQPQAVPQAQAVVQAAGNTITNTASMQAGTIKTAAAGTSLQTAPVSGNVIVNTVAGVPASSFQPTNKRLASPGIPATLTTTVGASPQVVHTQQRAVSTPAAPAEVVAIATNQGIRTVTPVTASTVSTTLTPVQTQNRSLITQVNTATAPSMQLPPGKGITHAQLQLLRQQQAQVQVQQIQAQAGSPAQIKTVGKPTQEQFLKIQQKQKLQLQQQQAVAAQQQTHQPSQQAAQAQQQQQLSAVTTSRGGPVLTGTTVANLQVARLTRVAGTQLQAPGQIQSQPAQTTQVTLTKPPVVSVPAVTTLPVTVAGISMAIGQPQKAGGQVVAHQLQVQQHLLSLKKQHAAAQQQKAAQTQVVQGQATVQQKVTVQAQQPAQQKVTYTTAQLQPGIKTQFLTTSIAQAQKPSAAQQVQTQIQVAKLPQMVQQQTVANIQQMVSASQIQGQTQTLTLSPATSQQQVQVIPAGAATAQKLLQQQVGLAASPHSPAQGAASSESQGQQQAKVQVRAAPAVRVKAPTKPS, encoded by the exons ATGCACCATGGAAGTGGGTCCCAGAATGTGCAGCGCCAGCTTCAGAGATCCAAGTCTTTCACAGGTACTGAGGCAGAAGAGCAGCAACAGCAGCCCACAAACCTTCCTCAATCACCGGTGACCTCTTTCGCTCCGTCCGCCAGCCCCTCTGCCCCTCAGTCCCCCAACTACCAGATCATCATGAGCCGGAGTCCGGTTCCAGGGCAGAACGTCAACATCACTCTGCAGAATGTAGGACAGATGGTAGGGGGGAACCAGCAGATAACCCTCACCCCTCTGCCACTCCAGAACCCGGCGTCCCCAGGGTTCCAGCACAGCGCCCAGCAATGGAGGTTTGAGCACAGCTCTCCTTCTTACATCCAAGTCACGTCGCCCTTACCACAGCAAGTTCAGCCGCAGAGCCCCACCCAGCACAGCCCAGTACCTGTTCAGGCTTTGCAAGGGGTGCAAAGGGCTGGCGCTCCCGCGACTGGGTTAAGTATGTGTGGTCAAAGCCCGACTCGAGGATTTGTGGATGCCAGCATGCTCGTCAGGCAAATAAGCCTCAGCAGTCCATCAAGCAGCAGCCACTTTGTGTACCAGGATGGGTCAGGACTGACTCAGCTGGCATCGGGCTCAGCCGGACAGGTGCAGCTGTCTTCTCCTGGCACCACAGGGTCAGTGCGGGAACGCAGGCTGTCTCAACCCCATTCCCAGACTGGCGGGACCATTCACCACCTGGGGCCTCAGAGTCCAGCAGCAAGCGGGGCCTCCATACAGACGCTGGGAAGCCCGGGTCACATTACAACTTCCAGCTTGCCTCCTCAGATCAGCAGCATTATCCAGGGCCAGCtgattcagcagcagcagcagcagcaggtgctTCATGGGCAGCAACTCGGCAGGGCCATGAGTTTTGATAGGACTGCCCCGGGGATGCTAACTGGGGTCGGTGGATCGGCAGCCCCTTTCGGCATGGCCTCCCCTCTGCCTCCCTCCAGCCCGTCCCGTGCCAACGCACCGCAGGGACTGTCAAACCCCCCGCTCACCCCTACCAGCACCTCAGCCTCGGTCAAAAAGCAGCCCAAGAAGCTGGAGATCCCGCCTGCCACTCAAGAGATTGCCCAGCTGAGGAAGCAGTGTGTGGAGCAGCACAGAAAAGCTACAGAGAGCCTGAAAGACATCTTCAAGGAGCATCTGATCGAGCTGTTTTTTCTGCAACACCTGCAAGGGAACATGATGGACTTCCTGGCTTTCAAGAAGAAGCCTTGCGGGCCGCTCTTCATGTATCTGCGGCAGAACGACTTGGATCTAGAGGACGATGAGGAAGAGGAGCAATCGGAAGTCATTAACGATGAG GTAAAAATGGTGACAGGAAAAGATGGTCAGGCTGGTACTCCTGTTGCTATAGCAACACAGCTTCCTCCTAATGTATCTGCTGCCTTTTCCTCACAACAGCAACAGTTTCAG CAGACTCATCAGGGTACGCCAGTGGCTGGTACTGCAAATTCCATGGAGATTGAAGCCTTTAAAAGACAACAGGCTTTAGCACAAGCAG GAGGGATGCCCCCAACTCCTCAAACCATTCAAATGGCAGGTCAGAAGCAGAGTCAGCAGCAGTATGATCCATCCAAAGGGCCTCCGGTCCAGAATGCTGCCAGCCTCCACACCCCTCCGCCCCAGTTGCCAAGCAGACTCCAGCCGACCAGCATGCCTCTGAACGCACTCCCTCCCGGGCTGCAGTTAGCACAGCAGCAGCTGGTGGAAGCCCAGGCTCAGCCCCAGACTCCGCTCCAGGTCCAGGTTAAACAGCAGCTGGGACCAGCGTCCATCGCTAACACCCCTCAGACGCAGCTCCAGGCTCAGCTTCAGCAACAAATGCAGCCAGGACTTCATACTCAGATGCAGACGGCACAGCAGCTTCCACAGTCTCAGGCCCAGCTACAGCAAGTGCAAGCG aCTGTAGCTCTGGTGCGACCTGGTGCTGATTCTTCCCTGGCCTCTCAGCGGCTGATGATCAATTCTATACCTACTTCTTCACTTTCACAGTCACCCCTTGCAGGAACAGTGTTGCCTTctacaacctactcaacactgacacacagaacCTCCCCAGGATCCAGCAAACCTCTCTCTCCAATCTCTCAGTCCAAACTGACTGTTTCATCAGTGCCAAAAATGTCTAGCCTGGTTCAGGGTGGTGCACAAGACGTTTCTCaagacaagcaggcagagcaaGCTAAACTG GAAAACCAGGTCCACCAGAGGATAGCTGAACTGCGCAAAGAGGGCCTGTGGTCAATGAGCAGACTGCCCAAACTGCAGGATGCCCCGCGGCCCAAGTCTCACTGGGATTACCTTCTGGaggagatgcagtggatggcagcTGATTTTTCCCAGGAGAGGAGGTGGAAGATGGCTGCTGCTAAGAAG CTTGTGAGGACCTGTGCACGTTACCATGATGAACAAAGACAGATAGAAGAAAGGGAGAAGATAGAGGAGGAAGCCAGACTCCGGCGTATTGCATGCGCCATTGCAAAAGAAGTGGAGTATTTCTGGGCTAATATTGAACAG gttGTTGAAGTCAAACTACAGATTGAGGTCCACgagaaaagaagaaaagcatTGAGCCTACACAGAGCACCCAAAGAAG GAAAAAATGCCAAACCTATTCAGGAAACGGGAGTTAAATCAGAAAAAGAGAGCATCTCAGAGTTATCCCCTGCTGGAAGAAAACGAAAAGCAAGCACATCAGCAGTTCAAGAAGGAG ttgaGGATGAGGAGAGCACTTTAGAAGAGCAGGAAGCTATTGAAGGAGCTGCAGATCATAAGAACGAGTTGGCAGAACTGGATAAAGAGG CCAAGATGTCTTTGGACACTTTGGTGGAACAGTATGCTGGTGCATATACAGAAAACTTTGAGTGGCCTCACCCTAGTTCTCACAGTGAAGATGAAGACAGAGATGAAG AAATGGAAGAGTCTCTGCTTGAGAGTCACAATGAAGAGATCCTCATAGACTCACTGCTCAGCATTGAGGAGCACGGAGGCCCAGAAAGCTCAAAAGCTCCTCTGACTGATGGGCAGAAACCTAGGAAAGACATTGCTGAAGTGGCTGCTGCTGCAGAACTTATCCTGCCCAAGGGAAGCGCGAGGACCACCGCTgtg TTTTGGAACGCGGCACCGTTTCTCCTGCATGGCAGTCTCCGGGAATACCAGCAGATTGGTGTGGACTGGCTGGCGAGTCTCTATAAGAAACACCTGAATGGTATCCTGGCAGATGAAACTGGCTTGGGCAAGACTGTTCAAACAGCGGCGTTCCTGGCACACTTGGCTTGTAAAGAAG ggaattGGGGTCCACACCTGGTTGTGGTGCGGACATGTAAAATTCTGAGCTGGGAGATGGAAATTAAGCGCTGGTGCCCGGGTTTGAAAATTCTGCTGTATCTAGGCAACAAAAAAGAGCGAAGATTAAAAAGAAAG atGTGGTCTGAGTCAAACAACTTTCACGTGTGTTTGACATCCTACAAACTGCTGCTGAAGGATCACAAGGACTTTGTGAGGAAGAGGTGGAAGTACCTGGTACTGGATGAAATCCAGCTTCTCAGGAACATGACAGAAAAACACTGGGAAGCAATCTTTACTTTAAAAAG TCAGCAGAGGCTGCTATTGATCAACACCCCTCTCCAGAACACCTTGAAGGAGCTGTGGACCATGATACATTTCCTCTTACCTGGAATTACAAGACAGTACCTAGACTTCCCAGTCAAGGCAGGGACAGACGAAAACCAAGAGTACTGCCACAAGCTTGTTATCCGGTTGCACAGG ATGATTCAGCCCTTCATTTTGAGGCGCTCGAAGAGAGACGTTGAGAAGCAGCTGCCAAAGAAATACGAGCACATCCTGAAGTGTCGCCTCTCGAGCAGACAGAAGATGCTGTATGAAGATGTTATGACTCAGACACG AGCCCAAGAAGCCCTCAAGACCGGTCACTTTGTTAGCGTTCTTCACGTTTTGATGCAGCTTCAGAGGATCTGCAATCACCCAGACTTAGTTCATCCTCGAACCACACGGTCTGCCTACGTGTCCGCTGCACTGCAGTACACAACACCCTCCTTAGTACTGGGAGCTCTGCAATATGGTCCTTGGAAG AATGTGGACATGTCTATGTTTGACTTGATCGGAAACGAAAACAAGCTGACAAGGTATGAAGCTGATGAAGTGTTGCCAAAGCAGAAGGTGACCAGGAAGTTGATTGAGGAAATCTACAGCGCCCCTGACCCTCCAGCCAGACCCAAACAAGTGAAATTAAAGTCCAGCAG GTTGTTTGAGCCAGTGCAGTACAGTCAGAAGCCTGAGGGCAGGACTGTTGCATTTCCTGGTTCCCAGCCCCAGCGCACACCacctaccaccaccaccaccaccaccaccaccaccaccaccgcggCTACGGTGCCCCAGCAGGGTCAAGTGCGGGGGAAATCTCCTGTCACCACAGTCCCAGCCACACAGG GTGGAGAGGTTGTGAAGATCGCTCAGCTCGCCTCTGTTACTGGCAGCCAAAGTAGAATCACCCAGCCCGAGACACCCGTTACTTTGCAGTTTCAGGGCAACAAATTTACCTTGTCCCCCAGCCAGCTGCGGCAGCTTACAACCGGACAGCCCTTGCAGCTACAAG GCAATATTCTGCAGATCGTGTCAGCACCTGGCCAGCAGATCCTAAGACCTCAGAGCTCTGTTGTAATGCAGACTGTATCTCAGACCCAGCCTGTGCAGAATGCTGTGACTGCGCTGAGCCAACAAGCACAGACCGCCACTGCTCCCACGACCACAGCAGTGCAAGGCAAGG CCCCAGCTGTCGTTGTGAGGACTGCTGTTCCAAACACAGCTGGAGGAGACCAGACTGCAAGTGTGAAAGCAGTTGCTGCTGCAGGAACCACAACCCAG GAGGCCTCAGAAGCAAGGAACCAGCTTGTTAAGGAACGGCTAGACAGGGTGTTTTCTGCAAACGAGAGGAGATGCAGTCGATCTGTGTTCTATGGGGCAGATCTCCTGGAAGTCTGCTCTGTGTTCAACAAAGACCCTGCACCCAAACCTGCCACTGTCTCCAGTAACTCTTGGAGGTGGATTGGCAGGGCCAACTGCCTGAGTCTCCAGCAAGCAAGGTCATCTGTTTCTCACCTGCAAGAAGCTTTATTCACTTCAGAGCAGAGAGAAGCCCTGCAGGACATGGCAGAGCG GTTTGTCTGTGTGGTTCCAGCTGCTGTAGCGCCTGCCCCACAGCTTTACTCTGCGAATCCTCCCCCTCAGTACAGTCTCGCACTGAAGATGTTCAGACACAGTTTCCACCAAGAAATGGCTCCACACACAAAACAGCTGAGGAACCCTACTGCAAACCACCTTGTAGAGTTTCCTGCTCTTCAACTGTTACAGATGGACTCAG GGAAGCTGGAGGCCTTGGCAGTTCTGCTACACAAGCTGAAATCAGAGGGCCGTCGGGTGCTGATTTTCACACAGATGGTGACAATGCTGGACATCCTAGAAAAGTTCTTGGACTATCACCAGCTTACCTATGTGAGGATTAATGAGAAAACCCAGGTCGAGCAGCGGCAG GAACAGATGAGGAACTTCAACAGGAACAAGCAGATATTTTGTACCATTCTCTCAAACCGGTGTGGTTCTGTGGTGGGCAGTGTCCTGGATGCAGACACTGTTGTGTTTTATGACACTGACCTGAACCCCAGTATGGATACCAAGACTCAAGAATGGTGTGACAGGATCGGCAGGTCCAAGGATATCCATATATACAG GCTTGGAAGTGGTAACTCTATTGAAGAGAAGCTTCTGAAGAATGGAACAAAGGATCTGATCAGAGAGGTGGCTGCCCAGGGAACTGACTACACCTTGGCCTTTTTAACACAG cgaACAATCCAGGACCTGTTTGAAGTGGAGTCTGGATCTGGAGAAAAAGTGGAAGAGTTTGTGGTGCTCCATCAGGACCCATCTCCAGCAGAAACCATCTCTCCCAGAGTAGCACGGCCATACATACAGGCATTAAACAGCATTGGTGAGGAAGGGGCTTCAGGGGTTCCTATAAAATCTGAAGAAGACACTGCTGCAGAAATGAGTGAAGATGATGTGGGTGTGGAAAGAGATGTGAATTATGAAGACGAACCTTCTCCCTTGGAGGAACTGGTAGCAGTTGTAGAACAG CTTACTCCAATTGAGAAATATGCTTTACATTACCTGGAGTTTGTTCACATTTCCAGCACTGAAGAGGAAGAAAGGAAAGCGATG GAGAAGATGATTGCTGCTAAGAAGGGGTGGGAGGTGGAGCAGCTGAAGAAACTGAAGACTGAAGACGACGAGAGAATGatgctggaggaggaggaagatctCTTTACTTACACTCGTGAAGATGCCTACAACATG gagTATGTCTATGATGGTCCCGACGGACAGACGGAAATAATGCCG ctGTGGACCCCACCAACACCCCCTCAAGATGACAATGACGTCTACATCGACTCTGTGATCTGTCTCATGTATGACAGCACTCCCATGCCTGAATCGAAGCTGCCACCTGTTTACGTGAGGAAGGAACACAAGCGGCTTAAGATGGATCCATCAG CTGCAGGTAGGAAGAAGAAGCAGCGTCATGGAGAGACTGTCATCCCCCCGCGCTCGCTGTTTGACAAGGGCAGCTTCCTGAAGCCGCGCAGAGAGGGGAAAGACCAGAAGAAGAACTTTTCACTCAAGCAGCAGGCTCCCTTCGCTAAACCTCTACCTTCGCTTGTCAAACCTGCTGTTGAGGCTGGGCAAGACAATCCTGAGTGGCTGATCAGTGAGGACTGGGCCTTGTTACAG GCTGTGAAGCAGTTGCTCGAGCTGCCTTTGAACCTCTCCATTGTTTCAGCTGCGCACACACCAAACTGGGACATGGTCAGCGATGTTGTTAACTCCTGCAGCCGGGTCTATCGCTCCCCCAAACAGTGCCGGAGCAGATACGAGAACGTCATCATCCCCAGGGAGGAAGGAAAG ttggTCTATGAAGCCAAtccaaaaaagaaaaccaaaagcaTTTACAAG tccaAAAATAGCCGTCCGCTTCGCACCTGTCAGATCTATGCCCAGGATGACAGTGCTACTCACATTCACCTGTATAACAGTCGCTTTGAGTTGATGAAGATTATCGCCAGCAAGCGAAGTCCACCTATTAAGCCACT ACTGGGTATGAATCCATTCCAGAAGAATCCTAAGCATGCCTCTGTGTTAGCAGAGAG CGGAATCAACTATGATAAGCCACTGCCTCCTATCCAGGTTGCATCACAGCGCGCGGAGAGAATTGCAAAGGAGAAAAAG GCTTTGGCAGAGCAGCAGAGGGCTCAGCAGTTAGCTCAGCAACAGGCTGGCACACAGCCTCCACCACCACCCACCCCGCAGCCACAGACGCAGCAGCCAGCCCAGCCCCAGGCTGTCCCTCAGGCTCAGGCAGTGGTCCAGGCTGCCGGAAATACCATCACCAACACAGCCTCAATG CAGGCTGGAACAATCAAGACTGCAGCTGCTGGAACAAGTCTTCAGACTG CTCCTGTCAGTGGCAATGTGATCGTAAATACAGTGGCAGGAGTTCCAGCAAGCTCGTTCCAACCCACCAACAAGCGGCTTGCCTCTCCGGGTATACCTGCCACTTTGACA ACAACAGTAGGCGCCTCCCCCCAGGTGGTGCACACCCAGCAACGGGCAGTTTCAACCCCCGCTGCACCGGCTGAGGTTGTTGCCATAGCAACCAACCAAGGCATCAGAACCGTAACGCCAGTAACGGCATCAACTGTGTCGACCACCCTCACTCCAGTGCAGACGCAGAACAGGTCTCTGATCACACAGGTTAACACAG CCACAGCCCCTAGTATGCAGTTACCTCCAGGTAAAGGCATCACCCATGCCCAGCTCCAACTCCTGAGGCAGCAGCAGGCTCAGGTGCAGGTCCAGCAGATCCAGGCTCAGGCTGGCTCTCCTGCCCAGATAAAGACTGTCGGCAAGCCAACTCAG GAACAGTTTTTGAAGATACAGCAGAAGCAGAAACTccagctacagcagcagcaggcagtaGCAGCCCAGCAGCAGACGCATCAGCCCTCGCAACAGGCAGCTCaggcgcagcagcagcagcagctcagcgCAGTGACCACGTCCAGAGGAGGGCCGGTCCTCACTGGCACCACAGTCGCTAACCTGCAGGTCGCACGTCTG